From the genome of Yersinia enterocolitica, one region includes:
- a CDS encoding fimbrial biogenesis outer membrane usher protein, with the protein MKHPAMPFSAERRTRNVGLTPVAAAVITVFLSPTVLAVDSIGKTESTVSLEPNKPQAVEFDSIYLNTEHGGSGIDLSRFSKGGSVLPGTYRADIYLNNTLIGNENVEFKARDDKSVHACLSSSVIGSLNLKPDALPPESLAPLKKEDGCVDLASLLPDAQVAFDSGEQRLDIAIPQALLLRTARGTVNPALWDSGVTSGMLGYSLNGYSSSANGQTFNSAFAGINTGLNLGSWYFRHNGSYNWQEDGDSKYTSINSYVQRDVPAALGRVLLGQSNTTGQLFDTVPFTGAQFSTDDRMLPESLRGYAPEVRGIARTNALVTVRQSGQVLYETTVSPGEFIIDDLYPTGYGGNLDVTVREADGSTQNFQVPFAAVAQLLRPGSQRYSLTVGKVRNDSLSFTPGLYQGTYQRGLNNSITGYTGAQASEDYYAVQVGTAFSTPIGAVAVDVTQANTRLRNGNESGQSYQVSYSKVIAETNSNLSVAAHRFSTQGYLDFATAMQTLDAERQGYDANSIYRAKNRLTVTANQGLPDGWGQMYISGSLQDYWNKGGSDQQYQVGYSNNYKSMTYGVSVNRSRSGFGEMQNTYLVSMSFPLGRNDQQNVPQMRLEMNRNGQGNWGEQASVSGSAGEQSQFSYGATAMNSNGGSGASGSVNGQYRGSKATSMASYGGGRDYQSGSVGISGSMIAHPGGVTLTPYSSETFAVVEAKGAEGAEVSGYSGVKIDSRGYAVVPYLSAYQMNEITIDPKGTSYDVELESTSQKVAPNAGAVVMVKYKSTKGYPILVNATQSDGEPVPFGAQVLDTKGQVVGSVGQGGQIYARVSEERGRLQVSWGEGTGQQCYLNYILPPQLANGKASAMMRFTSTCVPQGQVSEHRAITN; encoded by the coding sequence ATGAAACACCCTGCAATGCCTTTTTCAGCAGAACGGCGTACCCGCAATGTTGGTTTAACACCCGTTGCGGCGGCGGTTATTACCGTTTTTTTGTCACCAACTGTTTTGGCTGTTGATAGCATTGGAAAAACAGAGAGTACTGTATCACTTGAGCCTAATAAACCTCAGGCGGTGGAGTTTGACAGTATTTACTTAAATACCGAACACGGTGGTTCCGGCATTGATTTAAGCCGCTTCTCGAAAGGGGGCAGCGTGCTACCCGGCACTTACCGGGCTGACATTTATTTAAACAATACCCTGATTGGCAATGAGAATGTGGAATTTAAGGCCCGCGACGATAAAAGTGTCCATGCCTGCTTATCCTCGTCGGTCATTGGCAGCCTTAATCTCAAACCTGACGCGCTGCCGCCTGAATCACTGGCCCCGCTGAAAAAAGAGGACGGCTGTGTTGATCTGGCGTCGCTGCTCCCCGATGCCCAGGTGGCTTTTGACAGCGGCGAACAACGGCTGGATATCGCTATTCCCCAGGCATTGTTACTCCGTACCGCCCGTGGCACCGTCAACCCCGCGTTGTGGGACAGCGGCGTGACATCAGGGATGTTGGGCTATTCACTCAATGGCTACAGCTCCTCCGCCAACGGACAGACATTTAACTCGGCTTTTGCCGGGATTAACACCGGGCTAAACCTCGGCTCATGGTATTTCCGTCATAACGGCTCGTATAACTGGCAAGAAGACGGTGACAGCAAATACACCAGTATTAACAGTTATGTGCAGCGGGATGTCCCGGCTGCGCTGGGCCGGGTGTTGCTGGGACAATCCAATACCACCGGGCAGTTATTCGATACCGTGCCTTTCACTGGAGCACAATTCAGCACCGATGACCGCATGTTGCCAGAGTCCCTGCGTGGCTATGCGCCGGAAGTGCGCGGGATTGCCCGCACCAATGCGCTGGTGACCGTGCGCCAGAGTGGTCAGGTGTTGTATGAAACCACGGTTTCACCGGGCGAATTTATCATTGATGACCTCTATCCGACCGGTTACGGCGGCAATCTGGATGTCACGGTGCGTGAAGCCGACGGCAGCACACAGAATTTCCAGGTGCCGTTTGCGGCAGTGGCGCAATTGCTGCGCCCCGGTTCGCAGCGCTACAGCCTGACGGTGGGTAAAGTGCGCAATGATTCGCTCTCCTTTACCCCGGGTCTTTATCAGGGAACCTATCAGCGTGGTCTGAATAACAGCATTACCGGTTATACCGGGGCGCAGGCCAGTGAAGACTACTATGCCGTGCAGGTCGGGACTGCGTTCAGTACCCCGATTGGGGCGGTGGCGGTCGACGTGACCCAGGCCAATACCCGCCTGCGTAACGGCAATGAAAGTGGCCAGAGCTATCAGGTCAGTTACAGCAAGGTGATTGCTGAAACCAACAGTAACCTGAGTGTGGCGGCGCACCGCTTTTCGACTCAGGGCTATCTCGATTTCGCCACGGCGATGCAAACCCTTGATGCCGAACGTCAGGGCTATGACGCCAACAGTATCTACCGGGCAAAAAACCGCTTAACCGTGACCGCCAATCAGGGATTACCGGACGGCTGGGGCCAGATGTATATCAGTGGTTCTTTGCAGGATTACTGGAATAAAGGTGGCAGTGACCAGCAGTATCAGGTGGGTTACAGCAACAACTATAAAAGCATGACCTACGGCGTCAGCGTGAACCGCAGCCGCTCCGGGTTTGGCGAGATGCAAAATACTTATCTGGTCAGTATGAGTTTCCCGTTGGGGCGTAATGACCAGCAGAACGTGCCGCAAATGCGACTGGAAATGAACCGCAATGGTCAGGGCAACTGGGGCGAACAGGCATCGGTTTCAGGCAGTGCTGGCGAGCAAAGCCAGTTCAGTTATGGGGCAACCGCCATGAACAGCAACGGCGGGTCGGGGGCCAGTGGCAGTGTCAATGGTCAGTACCGCGGTTCTAAAGCCACCAGTATGGCGTCTTACGGTGGCGGTCGCGACTATCAGAGTGGCTCGGTCGGCATTTCAGGCAGCATGATTGCCCACCCCGGCGGCGTGACATTAACGCCGTACAGCAGTGAGACCTTTGCGGTGGTGGAAGCTAAGGGCGCTGAAGGGGCCGAAGTGTCCGGTTACTCCGGCGTGAAAATTGATTCACGGGGTTATGCCGTGGTGCCGTATCTGAGTGCCTATCAGATGAATGAGATAACCATCGATCCGAAGGGGACCTCTTATGACGTGGAGCTGGAATCCACCAGTCAGAAAGTGGCGCCGAATGCCGGTGCGGTGGTGATGGTGAAATATAAAAGTACCAAGGGCTATCCGATATTGGTGAACGCCACCCAGTCAGATGGCGAGCCGGTGCCGTTTGGCGCACAAGTGTTAGACACCAAAGGTCAGGTAGTGGGTTCTGTCGGTCAGGGTGGGCAGATTTATGCGCGGGTGAGCGAGGAGCGTGGCCGTTTGCAAGTCAGTTGGGGTGAAGGTACCGGCCAGCAATGTTACCTGAACTATATTCTGCCGCCGCAATTAGCCAACGGTAAAGCCAGCGCGATGATGCGGTTTACCTCGACCTGTGTGCCCCAAGGACAAGTCAGTGAGCATCGAGCCATCACAAACTGA
- a CDS encoding pilus assembly protein PapD translates to MNSTNRLLLTVFSALFLILFVGRSVQASVVITGTRVIYPEKQKEVTVKVNNTGTGPVVLQSWIDNGDVNARPETLKVPFVLTPPINRVEPNKSQTLRISYTGASLPTDKESVFWLNVLEIPSKVDSGSSQNYLQMAYRSRIKLFFRPAGLVGNANDAAQSLVWTKVPGGLKATNPTPFHVSLVTVGITGSKTAPVEGQMISPNNSLTFSLPGNTAGNNVDFEFVNDYGALNKLSQPIKP, encoded by the coding sequence ATGAACAGCACTAACCGTCTTTTATTAACAGTATTTTCAGCCTTGTTCTTGATTCTATTTGTCGGACGCTCTGTTCAGGCCAGTGTGGTTATTACCGGCACCCGGGTAATTTATCCGGAAAAACAAAAAGAAGTGACGGTAAAGGTTAATAACACCGGCACCGGCCCGGTGGTATTACAAAGCTGGATTGACAATGGGGATGTGAATGCCCGCCCGGAAACCTTGAAAGTGCCTTTTGTGCTTACGCCTCCAATCAATCGCGTCGAACCAAATAAAAGCCAGACATTACGCATCAGTTATACCGGAGCCTCTTTACCCACAGATAAAGAATCGGTGTTTTGGTTGAACGTATTGGAAATTCCCTCGAAAGTGGATTCGGGTAGCAGTCAGAATTATTTGCAGATGGCGTACCGCTCCCGTATTAAATTGTTTTTCCGTCCCGCAGGGTTAGTGGGTAATGCGAATGATGCTGCACAATCTTTAGTCTGGACCAAAGTCCCTGGCGGACTTAAAGCCACCAATCCGACACCGTTTCATGTTTCGTTGGTCACGGTGGGGATAACGGGCAGTAAAACAGCGCCGGTTGAAGGCCAAATGATTAGCCCTAATAATTCGCTGACCTTTTCGTTACCGGGAAATACCGCCGGCAATAACGTTGATTTTGAATTTGTTAATGATTATGGCGCACTCAATAAACTGAGTCAGCCCATTAAACCTTAA
- a CDS encoding fimbrial protein, producing MKKLAIIASIVAAFAGVNAAQAASTGTITFNGELTASTCDVSVDGQGADATVVLPTVGTNQLTSANQVAGSTGFNMALSDCAGTLKTVSAFFEAGPSVDVVTGHLKNVSGTAGQVSLELLDASNAMTPIKAGNSNQTTSTTYIDASTGSASLPYAVQYYADGATTAGTVISNVVYSIQYK from the coding sequence ATGAAAAAGTTAGCTATTATTGCCTCAATCGTTGCTGCATTCGCGGGTGTTAACGCTGCTCAAGCCGCTTCTACCGGTACCATCACCTTTAACGGTGAACTGACAGCGTCTACTTGTGACGTATCCGTCGACGGCCAGGGTGCAGACGCAACAGTGGTACTGCCAACTGTCGGTACCAACCAGTTGACTTCTGCTAACCAGGTTGCTGGTAGCACAGGCTTTAACATGGCGCTGAGCGACTGTGCTGGCACCCTGAAAACAGTTTCTGCTTTCTTTGAAGCAGGCCCAAGTGTCGATGTGGTTACCGGTCACCTGAAAAATGTAAGCGGTACTGCCGGTCAGGTTAGCCTGGAACTGCTGGACGCGTCTAACGCCATGACGCCAATTAAAGCCGGTAACAGCAACCAGACGACCAGCACGACTTATATTGATGCTTCTACGGGTTCTGCTTCACTGCCGTATGCGGTTCAATATTATGCTGATGGCGCAACCACTGCCGGTACAGTTATCAGCAACGTGGTTTACTCTATTCAATACAAATAA